In Candidatus Dependentiae bacterium, the following proteins share a genomic window:
- a CDS encoding BamA/TamA family outer membrane protein: GCFADFLKLKHYDVDTLKNALDRVTQWYLKEGFWDMKVLKQDFVLREYPGHQQLVLTIDEGQRSYLTALSIECWKELETQGPFSHLQKQDLHIPFDTQLLHDQRQWLLEYFRKQGYFHVEVKPDIQRNHGNVAVTWKVKLGESKVSFGKTVVVGTSRVPFEYIKRELQYHEGQIWDKDALKKTSAKLKNLEIFEGIHIYPDQVTKQEPEKAIMVKLQEDDPFEVRLRGGFALQNFTQQFSVDSLTYMAGGAFIFKNPFNKADQFKVDVDFARGHREVVAEYRLPWLFSQPIQTVFMGYSNKYFQPGFIGSKHNVYATTQHGFLVGFNRKFRAVDVGCNIGFELMNTESVVDKCALVEGVARAINFNKQLFDQSVPSFQLEPTMMIDLLDQQISPTKGLLTLLSLKGLFPLSRSSLNTYSIKALVEQSFFMPFRSVVGALRFRVGHIFHKEFSNIMPIERFYLGGANSLRSYDTDFASPLGSFIGDNGQCQYAPQGGKSMVNLNAELRFPIFKRLGGVVFQDLGALSSDGFATFDPRKVLFGTGFGLRLATPVGPLRFDIAWKLTKPDPSTRSYAWFLTFGQAF; encoded by the coding sequence CATTGATGAAGGCCAGCGTTCATATTTAACCGCTCTTTCTATTGAATGTTGGAAGGAGCTTGAAACGCAAGGGCCATTTTCTCATTTGCAAAAGCAAGATTTGCATATTCCTTTTGATACGCAGTTGCTCCACGATCAGCGCCAATGGTTGCTCGAATATTTCCGCAAGCAGGGTTATTTTCATGTAGAAGTTAAACCTGATATACAGCGTAATCATGGTAATGTTGCGGTGACCTGGAAGGTAAAACTTGGGGAGTCAAAGGTCAGCTTTGGCAAAACAGTGGTAGTGGGTACTAGTAGGGTGCCGTTTGAGTATATCAAGCGTGAGCTTCAGTACCATGAAGGGCAAATTTGGGACAAAGATGCGCTAAAAAAAACATCTGCAAAGCTTAAAAATCTTGAGATTTTCGAAGGCATTCATATTTACCCCGATCAGGTAACCAAGCAAGAGCCCGAAAAGGCTATTATGGTAAAGCTGCAAGAAGACGACCCATTTGAGGTACGTTTGCGTGGTGGTTTTGCATTACAGAACTTCACACAACAATTTTCTGTAGATTCTTTGACCTATATGGCCGGGGGTGCCTTCATCTTTAAAAATCCCTTTAACAAAGCGGATCAGTTTAAGGTAGATGTTGATTTTGCTCGTGGTCATCGTGAAGTGGTTGCAGAATATCGTTTGCCATGGTTGTTTTCTCAGCCAATTCAAACGGTGTTTATGGGCTACAGTAACAAATACTTCCAGCCCGGTTTTATTGGAAGCAAACATAATGTGTATGCTACGACGCAGCATGGATTTCTCGTTGGATTCAACAGAAAATTTCGTGCGGTTGATGTTGGGTGCAACATAGGCTTTGAATTAATGAATACTGAGAGTGTAGTGGACAAGTGTGCTTTGGTTGAGGGCGTTGCGCGTGCCATCAATTTTAACAAGCAATTGTTTGATCAAAGTGTTCCTTCATTTCAATTAGAGCCGACCATGATGATTGATTTGTTGGATCAACAGATATCACCAACCAAGGGTTTATTAACCCTGCTTTCATTAAAGGGCTTGTTTCCTCTCAGCCGCTCGAGTTTAAATACCTATTCAATTAAAGCACTTGTTGAACAATCATTTTTTATGCCATTTAGATCGGTCGTGGGAGCTTTGAGGTTCCGCGTGGGGCATATTTTTCATAAAGAATTTAGCAATATTATGCCGATAGAGCGATTCTATTTGGGTGGTGCTAACTCATTGCGTAGCTATGACACCGACTTTGCCTCGCCATTAGGATCTTTTATTGGTGACAATGGTCAATGCCAGTATGCACCACAGGGTGGCAAATCAATGGTTAACCTTAATGCCGAACTTCGCTTTCCTATTTTTAAGCGTTTAGGAGGGGTAGTATTTCAAGACCTTGGTGCGTTAAGCAGTGATGGTTTTGCTACATTTGACCCCCGCAAGGTTCTCTTTGGAACCGGGTTTGGACTTCGTCTGGCGACACCCGTTGGACCACTGCGTTTTGACATCGCTTGGAAGTTGACAAAACCCGATCCATCGACACGATCCTATGCATGGTTTTTAACCTTTGGCCAGGCGTTCTAA